In Xiphias gladius isolate SHS-SW01 ecotype Sanya breed wild chromosome 16, ASM1685928v1, whole genome shotgun sequence, a genomic segment contains:
- the col8a1a gene encoding collagen, type VIII, alpha 1a has protein sequence MPPLPAPLFLTLLQLALLNYVSGGAFYGHKQHPQPYQPVQHLQHMGMGKESFPQQQYLGKEVPYMQYPHYRKELPQMPVHKGKENARKGGGYNGGQDKGHTIPSGAEGIPQGEPGPAGPPGPEGPPGPPGPPGNGQPGPVGQPGPPGPPGVPGVGKPGLPGLPGKPGGNGEAGPQGEMGPRGEEGPSGQQGPQGPPGPPGLPGMGKPGGQGLPGQPGSKGEPGHKGLPGLPGLPGPKGDKGMGQPGQPGHKGLPGPPGPAGPRGLPGFGKPGLNGAPGPQGPPGEKGRPGEQGPAGPAGEGGQPGPPGLPGQGKPGQNGLPGQPGMPGAKGHPGPPGLPGKPGLPGFGKPGLPGTKGDKGMGGPPGPSGPKGDKGHGGLPGMLGPPGPNGPPGPPGPMGPSGGLGAPGPKGDCGEGGPKGLDGAQGDPGPPGIPGKDGLPGDRGEPGPRGPPGPGGSKGDSGHKGLPGAPGNPGLPGPKGQDGLHGEMGPQGPKGIPGMDGATGPIGPPGPSGQKGDSGSPGLPGITGEGSPGLPGPIGPTGKEGPSGPPGKPGQPGPPGPPGPPGVPGLSPDMAGVLSEMGPGLDGVKAGSYGKKSKYGGNGAEVMGASGLEMPAFTAVATTPFPPVGTPVVFDKLLYNGRQNYNPQTGIFTCDMPGIYYFAYHIHCKGANVWVALMRNNEPVMYTYDEYKKGFLDQASGSAVLPLQPGDNVYIQLPSDQASGLYAGQYVHSSFSGYLLYPM, from the exons ATGCCTCCCCTCCCTGCCCCCCTCTTCTTGACACTGCTGCAGCTTGCATTACTTAATTATGTGAGTGGTGGGGCATTCTACGGACACAAGCAACACCCTCAGCCATACCAGCCAGTGCAGCACCTCCAACACATGGGCATGGGCAAAGAAAGCTTTCCCCAGCAGCAGTACCTTGGCAAAGAAGTGCCCTATATGCAGTATCCCCATTACAGGAAGGAGCTACCCCAGATGCCAGTGCACAAGGGCAAAGAAAATGCTCGTAAAGGGGGCGGATATAATGGTGGTCAAGACAAAG GTCACACAATCCCCAGTGGTGCTGAGGGAATTCCTCAAGGAGAACCAGGACCAGCTGGGCCACCAGGACCAGAGGGACCTCCGGGACCTCCTGGGCCTCCAGGGAACGGACAACCAGGACCTGTGGGACAACCTGGACCTCCTGGTCCACCAGGAGTGCCTGGAGTGGGCAAACCAGGTTTGCCAGGACTGCCAGGCAAGCCAGGAGGAAATGGTGAGGCTGGGCCACAAGGAGAAATGGGGCCAAGAGGGGAGGAAGGGCCATCTGGACAGCAAGGGCCTCAGGGTCCCCCAGGACCACCTGGGCTACCAGGAATGGGTAAACCAGGGGGGCAGGGATTACCAGGCCAACCAGGGTCAAAAGGAGAGCCAGGTCACAAAGGTCTGCCAGGACTACCAGGATTACCAGGACCCAAAGGAGATAAAGGGATGGGCCAGCCAGGACAACCTGGTCACAAAGGGCTCCCAGGGCCCCCGGGACCAGCTGGCCCAAGAGGACTGCCTGGTTTTGGAAAACCGGGGTTGAATGGGGCGCCAGGCCCACAAGGACCACCAGGAGAGAAAGGACGTCCTGGAGAGCAAGGACCAGCTGGGCCTGCAGGTGAAGGAGGACAGCCTGGCCCACCAGGGCTACCTGGTCAAGGAAAGCCAGGTCAAAACGGCCTGCCAGGACAACCAGGCATGCCAGGTGCAAAAGGTCATCCAGGACCACCAGGTTTGCCAGGAAAACCAGGACTGCCTGGATTTGGTAAACCAGGACTCCCAGGAACCAAGGGTGATAAAGGTATGGGTGGGCCACCCGGACCTTCAGGACCAAAAGGAGATAAGGGCCATGGAGGACTACCTGGCATGCTTGGACCCCCTGGACCAAATGGTCCACCAGGTCCTCCAGGCCCTATGGGACCCTCAGGAGGTTTAGGTGCACCTGGTCCTAAAGGAGACTGTGGGGAAGGAGGACCTAAGGGGCTTGATGGAGCCCAGGGTGACCCTGGTCCTCCTGGAATACCTGGTAAGGATGGTCTGCCTGGAGACCGGGGAGAGCCAGGGCCAAGAGGTCCCCCAGGACCAGGTGGTTCCAAAGGAGACAGTGGACATAAAGGTCTACCTGGTGCCCCTGGTAATCCTGGACTACCAGGACCAAAAGGACAAGATGGATTACATGGTGAAATGGGACCTCAAGGTCCTAAAGGAATCCCAGGAATGGATGGTGCAACAGGACCAATCGGGCCTCCTGGTCCCTCAGGGCAAAAAGGAGATAGTGGTTCACCTGGTCTACCAGGCATTACAGGTGAGGGGAGTCCAGGTCTTCCTGGTCCCATAGGACCCACAGGAAAAGAGGGCCCATCAGGACCCCCTGGGAAACCAGGTCAGCCGGGCCCCCCTGGACCACCAGGACCACCTGGAGTACCTGGTCTGTCTCCTGACATGGCTGGAGTACTCTCTGAAATGGGTCCTGGACTAGATGGTGTTAAGGCTGGTAGTTATGGTAAGAAGAGCAAGTACGGAGGCAATGGGGCAGAAGTAATGGGTGCCAGTGGGCTGGAAATGCCAGCATTCACAGCTGTAGCAACAACTCCTTTTCCACCTGTGGGCACTCCAGTTGTCTTTGACAAGCTCTTGTACAATGGTCGTCAAAACTACAACCCCCAGACAGGAATTTTCACCTGTGACATGCCTGGCATTTATTACTTTGCCTACCACATCCATTGCAAAGGAGCCAATGTGTGGGTGGCTTTGATGAGGAACAATGAACCAGTGATGTATACATATGATGAATACAAAAAGGGTTTCCTAGACCAAGCATCAGGGAGTGCAGTATTACCTCTACAACCTGGAGACAATGTGTATATTCAGCTGCCCTCAGATCAGGCCTCAGGACTTTATGCTGGGCAGTATGTGCACTCCTCCTTTTCTGGGTACTTGTTGTATCCgatgtaa